Proteins from a genomic interval of Streptomyces sp. Tu6071:
- a CDS encoding helix-turn-helix transcriptional regulator: MTTTAPQPLTPVQLHVIADLARGLTAPQIAANHNITHYAVYGRIASAAALVGITSQAPALVNYAYAAGYLRRLAPEPRPPADLTPKLREVLRLTAEGRALREIARELGLSVHAANERRRRLFALLGARNRAHAVALGWQAGLLGPRP, translated from the coding sequence GTGACCACCACCGCCCCCCAGCCCCTCACCCCCGTCCAGCTCCACGTCATCGCCGACCTCGCCCGCGGCCTCACCGCCCCGCAGATCGCCGCCAACCACAACATCACGCACTACGCCGTCTATGGCCGGATCGCGAGCGCCGCCGCCCTCGTCGGGATCACCTCGCAGGCCCCCGCCCTCGTCAACTACGCCTACGCCGCCGGGTACCTGCGCCGTCTCGCCCCCGAGCCGCGCCCGCCGGCCGATCTCACCCCGAAGCTCCGGGAGGTGCTGCGCCTCACAGCGGAGGGCCGGGCGCTTCGGGAGATCGCCCGAGAGCTGGGCCTCAGCGTGCACGCCGCGAACGAGCGCCGCCGCCGTCTCTTCGCGCTCCTCGGCGCCCGCAATCGCGCGCACGCCGTCGCCCTCGGCTGGCAGGCCGGCCTCCTCGGACCCCGCCCATGA